A single genomic interval of Leptospira stimsonii harbors:
- a CDS encoding TolC family protein: MKLKRNYLSFFNTKRYLVFLTGNFAGRKVLILLLFLFSGLKFSEIQSNSSKELDIASILSLAEKNSPLLLSLNADLETLFYQRKQQGKTQNPSVTMDYGQRTAAGSIGSEYAMQFEQPIYFPGRKELRQLLVDNDSRIKEIQLSEASNSIRFNALKFAYRYLVSASKKDHVKERLRRLSIIESYIRARPFITPQAKTDLFIIQRKILALRKHFNDLELDANKQYEAMNLYLMLETAPKVRIPFFSEGVKFDFKELEDKAVSRNLSLLAAKGEIEKAKTELNIANLEKYPDYSIISQVGEDRSGVANRFYDVGVKFKLPVWDQFQNKVSAAETNVKSKQGLLNHQENLVKSAFKQAFLDYEQSKTNLKLFNLSKLDEIERDLNYADGEFRKGRILMMSYLELENQLHETHHAILDAQISHVETLLNLLYIANEKEIIGTFKNAVQTFEYQLK, translated from the coding sequence ATGAAATTGAAACGAAATTATTTATCTTTTTTTAATACGAAAAGGTATCTTGTATTTTTAACAGGAAATTTTGCGGGTAGGAAGGTCTTAATTCTTCTCTTATTCTTATTCTCCGGTTTAAAATTTTCGGAGATTCAGTCCAACTCATCCAAAGAATTGGATATCGCGTCTATCCTGAGTTTGGCGGAAAAAAATTCTCCTTTGCTTCTTTCTCTCAATGCCGATTTGGAAACCCTTTTCTATCAGAGGAAACAACAGGGTAAAACCCAAAATCCTTCCGTCACGATGGACTACGGACAAAGGACGGCCGCCGGATCGATCGGTTCCGAATACGCGATGCAATTCGAACAACCGATTTATTTTCCAGGTCGGAAAGAATTACGCCAACTCTTGGTGGATAACGATTCTAGGATTAAGGAAATCCAGTTATCCGAAGCGAGCAATTCGATTCGTTTTAACGCGCTCAAATTTGCTTATCGTTATCTGGTTTCGGCTAGTAAGAAAGATCACGTCAAAGAAAGGCTTCGAAGACTTTCGATCATTGAAAGTTATATTCGTGCGAGACCGTTTATAACTCCTCAAGCAAAGACGGATCTTTTTATCATCCAGAGAAAAATTTTAGCTCTTCGGAAACATTTTAACGATTTGGAATTGGATGCAAATAAACAATATGAAGCGATGAATTTGTATCTGATGTTGGAAACCGCTCCTAAGGTTAGAATTCCTTTTTTTTCCGAAGGTGTGAAATTTGATTTTAAGGAACTCGAGGACAAAGCCGTTTCCCGGAATCTAAGTTTGTTGGCGGCCAAAGGCGAGATCGAAAAGGCGAAGACCGAACTCAATATCGCAAATTTGGAAAAGTATCCGGATTATTCCATCATCAGTCAGGTCGGCGAGGATAGATCCGGGGTCGCCAACCGATTCTACGACGTGGGCGTTAAGTTCAAACTTCCGGTTTGGGATCAGTTTCAGAATAAGGTTTCTGCGGCGGAAACAAACGTTAAATCCAAACAGGGACTTCTCAATCATCAGGAGAATCTAGTAAAGAGCGCTTTCAAACAGGCTTTTCTCGATTATGAACAATCCAAAACGAATCTGAAACTATTCAACTTATCAAAGTTAGACGAAATTGAGCGAGATTTGAATTATGCGGATGGAGAGTTTAGGAAGGGAAGAATCCTAATGATGAGTTATTTAGAATTGGAAAATCAACTTCATGAAACTCACCATGCGATTCTCGACGCTCAAATTTCGCATGTGGAAACACTTTTGAATCTTCTCTACATCGCGAATGAAAAAGAAATTATAGGAACCTTTAAAAATGCTGTCCAGACTTTTGAATATCAGCTTAAATAA
- a CDS encoding carbonic anhydrase yields MNSFFSSRNVSWNQVKHDISSSLAVFLIALPLCIGIAFASGAPILAGLISGMVGGLIVSLISKSPLSVSGPSAGPAVIVLDSILTLGNFNDFLFALCLAGVLQILLGFLKAGILSNFFPSSVIKGMLAAIGIVLILKQIPHAVGYDIDYEGDFNFFQNDRENTFTEIWNAFIRFTPGAVFLFSVSFFAILFWEKFQLHKRFFVHGSLIAILVSILLNEMVASWFPLFLVGSEHLIQPIRLESVFDLFRDEFYPSFSQWKNQAVYLIAIKICVVMSLETLLNLDAIEKIDPERRIVSKNRELIAQGTGNLFSGILGGIPVTSVIIRSSANLQAGAKTRLSAFLHGAFILLSLVLIPDWISKIPLASLAAVLLIVGYKLTDYRILKSQYKKGMDQFLPFVATIVGIVFTDILIGIGIGCAFSIFFIMRRNILNPYEFNKKDKAYGVEVRIDLSEDVSFLNKSSMLYKLNQVADNAHLIIDGSKSKYIDPDILEIIEDFKISALSRNIKLEIIDVATAYEKIKNRPFDLVTQQDYQKLFENNRIWVEEKLNQNPDYFKNLALGQAPQYLLISCSDSRISVNEMTGTNAGELFVHRNIANLVIDTDMNLMSVLQYSVEVLKVKHIVVCGHYGCGGVKAAIDGKYHGLIDAWLRNIKQVYRMNRKELGSILDEDKKHQRLVELNVREQVYNLSMTTIVQNAWSQGTELQLHGWVYDIKEGKILDLNIDIDKDFHDYDIFRYQFETKT; encoded by the coding sequence ATGAATTCATTTTTTTCATCTCGTAACGTATCGTGGAATCAGGTTAAACACGATATTTCATCCAGTTTGGCGGTTTTTTTAATCGCCTTGCCCCTTTGTATAGGGATCGCATTCGCTTCCGGAGCGCCGATTCTTGCCGGACTCATCTCGGGAATGGTGGGAGGTTTGATCGTTTCTTTGATCAGTAAATCTCCGTTATCCGTGAGCGGACCTTCGGCGGGACCAGCGGTCATCGTGCTTGACTCCATTCTTACATTAGGAAATTTTAATGACTTTCTCTTCGCACTTTGTCTTGCGGGAGTTTTGCAGATCCTATTAGGCTTTCTGAAAGCGGGAATTCTTAGCAATTTTTTCCCTTCCTCCGTGATCAAAGGAATGTTGGCCGCGATCGGCATCGTACTTATCCTAAAACAGATTCCACATGCGGTCGGTTACGATATCGATTACGAAGGAGATTTTAATTTTTTTCAGAACGATAGAGAGAATACTTTTACTGAAATTTGGAATGCCTTCATTCGGTTTACTCCGGGTGCGGTTTTTCTTTTTAGCGTTTCTTTTTTCGCGATTTTATTTTGGGAAAAATTTCAACTCCACAAAAGATTTTTTGTGCACGGATCGCTGATCGCAATTCTCGTTTCGATTTTGTTAAACGAAATGGTCGCATCTTGGTTTCCTCTTTTTTTGGTCGGATCGGAACATTTGATTCAACCGATTCGACTGGAAAGCGTTTTTGATTTGTTCCGCGACGAGTTTTATCCTAGTTTTTCGCAATGGAAGAATCAGGCCGTTTACTTGATCGCGATCAAAATTTGTGTCGTGATGAGTCTGGAGACCCTTCTCAATTTGGATGCGATAGAAAAGATTGATCCCGAAAGAAGAATCGTTTCTAAAAATCGGGAACTCATAGCGCAAGGCACGGGGAATCTATTCTCGGGAATTTTAGGCGGTATTCCCGTCACTTCGGTTATCATTCGTAGTTCTGCGAACTTACAAGCCGGAGCAAAAACCCGTTTATCGGCATTTTTACACGGCGCTTTTATTCTTCTTTCTCTTGTTTTGATCCCGGATTGGATCTCTAAAATTCCGCTCGCTTCCTTGGCCGCGGTCCTTTTGATCGTGGGCTATAAACTTACGGATTATCGGATTCTTAAATCGCAGTATAAAAAAGGAATGGATCAGTTTCTTCCGTTCGTTGCAACGATCGTCGGCATTGTGTTTACGGACATTTTGATCGGAATCGGGATTGGCTGTGCGTTTTCGATTTTTTTTATTATGAGAAGAAACATTCTAAATCCTTACGAGTTCAATAAAAAGGATAAGGCATACGGAGTGGAGGTTCGTATCGATCTTTCGGAAGACGTTTCCTTTTTGAATAAATCGAGCATGTTGTATAAGCTCAACCAAGTGGCGGATAACGCACATTTGATCATCGACGGATCGAAATCCAAATACATCGACCCGGATATTCTGGAAATCATCGAGGATTTTAAGATTTCCGCACTTTCAAGAAATATAAAACTCGAGATCATCGACGTCGCGACAGCTTACGAAAAGATCAAAAACCGGCCTTTCGATCTCGTGACTCAACAGGATTATCAAAAACTTTTTGAGAATAATCGAATTTGGGTGGAGGAAAAATTAAATCAGAATCCGGATTATTTTAAAAATTTGGCCCTCGGTCAAGCTCCTCAATATCTTCTGATCTCTTGTTCGGATAGTAGAATTTCTGTGAATGAAATGACGGGTACGAACGCAGGTGAACTTTTTGTTCATCGTAATATCGCGAATCTTGTGATCGACACGGATATGAATCTTATGTCCGTACTTCAATATTCCGTGGAAGTATTGAAGGTGAAACATATCGTCGTATGCGGTCATTACGGTTGTGGCGGAGTGAAGGCGGCGATCGACGGTAAATATCACGGTTTGATCGATGCTTGGCTTCGTAATATCAAACAAGTGTATCGAATGAATCGGAAAGAACTCGGTTCTATTTTGGACGAGGATAAAAAACATCAACGTTTGGTGGAACTCAACGTGAGAGAACAAGTTTATAATCTTTCAATGACCACGATCGTACAAAACGCATGGAGTCAGGGAACCGAATTGCAACTTCACGGTTGGGTTTACGATATCAAGGAAGGAAAAATTCTCGATCTCAACATCGATATCGACAAGGACTTTCATGACTACGATATATTTCGTTATCAATTCGAGACGAAGACCTGA
- a CDS encoding DUF1577 domain-containing protein, which translates to MEYLQKGTREMDIITSIEQKNHVLSKYLFDKELTLKIDPFDQKAVIKKILEGGDKIVVQLLNPEDTSGEKSFVLYMILAKYIQLECVLVQKLEKAHATLKVEKLAIAKKNRVHQRFPVKPGGVYVTNVISSKTIIEANMFNVPTLVKVNFEDYKNRLKQRSKDIINIETFKPGLDRKFEIVKKSQNFLLIENTLDPNSYKNNSPGRINFEKDVDDDLSPYIKQFKDQKIISELIVPIIYTNHADEKIPIGYIWVQSKEKNLTEQYVEELKNLSQDMVERIKESNTVKTAERFQILEASQGGIKVKIDNPHLIETLPKQDGFIFDIFFRMQAPFTVHGLIRWSRMDENNHLILGIELTAKSDLPGERARYEKNIQLLSKGQL; encoded by the coding sequence ATGGAATATTTACAAAAAGGCACAAGGGAAATGGACATCATAACGTCCATTGAACAAAAAAATCACGTTCTTTCGAAATATCTTTTTGATAAAGAGCTAACCCTAAAGATCGATCCGTTCGATCAAAAAGCGGTGATAAAGAAAATTTTAGAGGGTGGCGATAAGATCGTAGTCCAACTTCTCAATCCAGAAGACACTTCCGGAGAAAAATCCTTTGTTCTCTATATGATTCTTGCCAAATACATCCAGCTGGAATGTGTTCTCGTTCAAAAACTGGAAAAAGCACACGCGACTCTCAAAGTTGAAAAATTAGCCATAGCAAAAAAGAATAGAGTGCACCAACGTTTTCCCGTAAAACCGGGCGGGGTCTACGTCACAAACGTCATTTCGTCCAAAACCATCATCGAAGCGAATATGTTCAACGTCCCGACGCTCGTCAAAGTGAACTTTGAAGATTATAAAAATCGACTCAAACAACGAAGCAAAGACATCATCAATATCGAAACATTCAAACCGGGCTTAGACAGAAAATTTGAGATCGTTAAAAAATCGCAGAATTTTCTTCTGATCGAAAACACCCTCGATCCGAATTCTTATAAAAATAATTCGCCGGGAAGAATTAATTTTGAGAAGGATGTAGACGATGATCTTTCACCCTACATCAAGCAGTTCAAAGATCAAAAAATTATTTCGGAACTGATTGTTCCCATCATCTATACGAATCATGCGGATGAAAAAATTCCAATCGGTTATATTTGGGTTCAAAGTAAGGAAAAGAATCTTACGGAACAATACGTAGAAGAACTGAAGAACTTATCTCAGGATATGGTAGAGAGAATCAAAGAATCCAATACGGTCAAAACGGCTGAAAGATTCCAAATCCTCGAGGCTTCCCAAGGGGGAATCAAGGTAAAAATCGATAATCCTCATTTGATAGAAACCCTTCCCAAACAAGACGGTTTTATCTTTGATATCTTTTTCCGGATGCAGGCTCCGTTTACGGTTCATGGATTGATTCGTTGGTCTAGAATGGACGAAAACAATCATCTCATTTTAGGAATCGAATTGACCGCAAAATCGGACTTACCCGGCGAAAGAGCTCGTTATGAAAAGAACATTCAACTTCTTAGCAAAGGGCAACTCTGA
- a CDS encoding DedA family protein has product METLKFFLDFFLNLETHLDTIIQTYQSGTYVILFLIIFAETGLVVTPFLPGDSLLFAVGAFIARGSLDLTSTLVLLIIAAILGDTVNYSVGNFTGERILEKEKIPLIKKEHLEKAHRFYEIYGGKTIIIARFIPIIRTFAPFVAGIGTMTYVKFVAYNVIGAILWISIFILGGYFFGNLDFVKRNFKIVIFAIIIISVMPAVIEYLKERRKGRI; this is encoded by the coding sequence TTGGAAACCCTTAAGTTTTTTCTCGATTTCTTTTTGAACTTGGAAACGCATTTGGATACGATCATTCAGACGTATCAAAGCGGAACCTATGTTATTCTTTTCTTAATTATCTTCGCAGAGACCGGCTTAGTCGTGACTCCGTTCTTACCCGGAGATTCCCTTCTTTTCGCGGTGGGGGCCTTTATCGCAAGGGGTTCTTTGGATCTTACAAGCACGCTCGTCCTTCTTATCATCGCCGCGATTCTGGGCGATACGGTCAACTATTCCGTCGGGAATTTTACCGGTGAAAGGATATTAGAAAAAGAGAAAATTCCTCTCATTAAAAAGGAACATTTGGAGAAAGCCCACCGTTTTTACGAAATTTACGGAGGCAAAACGATTATCATCGCGAGATTCATTCCGATTATTAGAACTTTTGCACCTTTTGTTGCGGGAATCGGGACCATGACCTATGTTAAATTTGTTGCATATAATGTGATCGGTGCGATTTTATGGATCTCAATTTTTATTCTGGGCGGTTACTTTTTCGGAAACTTGGATTTTGTGAAAAGAAACTTTAAAATCGTAATTTTCGCAATTATCATTATCTCGGTGATGCCGGCCGTCATCGAGTATCTAAAAGAAAGAAGAAAGGGTAGAATTTAG
- a CDS encoding GAF domain-containing protein, with the protein MAESLTITTGLSREKQYEELFPQLVSLVEGESDPIANLANLMAALKQTFGFFWVGIYFVRGEELVLGPFQGPIACTRIAKGKGVCGTAWESQKTVLVPDVEKFPGHIACSSESRSEIVVPGFDLSGNVEFVLDVDSDMRNDFSDQDRIHLEMITSLIQKILQRKG; encoded by the coding sequence ATGGCTGAATCCTTAACGATCACGACTGGCCTTTCCAGAGAGAAACAATATGAAGAATTGTTTCCGCAACTCGTCTCCTTGGTCGAAGGCGAATCGGATCCGATCGCGAACTTGGCAAATCTGATGGCCGCGCTCAAACAGACGTTCGGCTTTTTTTGGGTCGGGATTTATTTTGTAAGAGGCGAGGAGCTCGTGCTCGGTCCCTTCCAAGGTCCGATTGCCTGTACAAGAATCGCGAAAGGAAAAGGCGTTTGTGGGACGGCTTGGGAATCTCAAAAGACTGTTTTGGTTCCCGATGTCGAAAAATTTCCGGGTCATATCGCTTGCAGTTCCGAGTCTCGATCCGAGATCGTGGTTCCCGGTTTTGACTTGAGTGGAAACGTTGAATTCGTCTTAGACGTTGATAGTGATATGCGGAACGATTTTTCGGATCAGGATCGGATCCATCTGGAAATGATAACGAGTTTGATTCAGAAAATTCTTCAGAGAAAAGGATAA
- a CDS encoding UvrD-helicase domain-containing protein — MKSKIQYSQAQQTVIEENARFVQVVAAAGSGKTSTMVGIVDRILRDKLFPEESILVLTFTKKAAGEISERIRKTTEKDLIRVQTFHAFCLYALGRWHPRFQTQRPKVLAPEDKNIFYREFLKQKRFLVGGIPYELFWAENVTYIRENFPELLKELEFSYTLYKKENGLLDFEDLVTIFLEGLRSKEEWTFPAKRNLQKILVDEFQDTDLEQLSFLQSLSESASITVVGDDSQSIYSFRGATPEPFLKFKDFFSGAVIHFLNTNYRSLPEIIETSDIPIRKNKNRIEKKVLPSRKGKALVGKILMEETADLIPYLIRAIPSSRRNVKILCRSNFRIGEYVRAGIPEEFLMTIHASKGLEFHTVFVDLSDGWNARPDSSPETIEEERRILYVGLSRAEDRLFVLGAAKSSRRETIENEFFRYFRKIKSVDPEDLL, encoded by the coding sequence ATGAAATCAAAAATTCAATACAGCCAGGCTCAGCAAACGGTGATCGAGGAAAACGCCAGATTTGTTCAAGTCGTCGCCGCCGCCGGTTCCGGTAAAACGAGCACGATGGTCGGAATCGTGGATCGAATTTTAAGGGATAAATTATTTCCCGAGGAATCGATCCTGGTCCTCACTTTCACAAAAAAAGCGGCCGGAGAAATTTCAGAACGAATTCGAAAAACGACGGAGAAAGATTTGATTCGAGTCCAGACTTTTCACGCATTCTGTCTTTATGCGCTCGGTCGTTGGCATCCAAGATTTCAAACGCAAAGACCGAAAGTACTCGCGCCGGAGGACAAAAACATATTTTACAGGGAATTTTTAAAACAAAAACGATTCCTGGTGGGGGGAATTCCTTACGAGCTTTTTTGGGCTGAAAACGTAACTTATATAAGGGAGAATTTTCCGGAATTGTTAAAAGAATTAGAATTTTCTTATACACTTTACAAAAAAGAAAACGGGCTTTTGGACTTCGAAGATTTGGTGACCATTTTTTTGGAAGGCCTTCGATCGAAAGAAGAATGGACTTTCCCAGCTAAACGGAATCTTCAAAAGATCTTGGTAGACGAATTCCAGGATACGGATTTGGAACAACTTTCTTTCTTACAAAGTTTATCGGAAAGCGCTTCGATCACCGTAGTCGGAGACGATTCTCAAAGCATTTATTCGTTTCGAGGAGCCACACCCGAACCGTTTTTAAAATTCAAAGATTTCTTTTCGGGAGCCGTGATTCATTTTTTGAATACGAACTATCGCTCCCTACCGGAAATCATTGAAACCTCGGATATTCCGATTCGAAAAAATAAAAATCGAATCGAGAAGAAGGTTCTTCCATCGAGAAAGGGAAAAGCACTTGTGGGAAAGATATTGATGGAGGAAACCGCGGACCTGATTCCGTATCTGATTCGGGCGATTCCTTCTTCAAGAAGAAACGTAAAAATTCTCTGCCGCTCCAACTTCCGAATTGGAGAATATGTTCGTGCCGGAATTCCGGAGGAATTTTTGATGACAATCCACGCGAGCAAAGGTTTGGAATTTCATACGGTTTTCGTGGATCTTTCCGACGGATGGAATGCGAGACCGGATTCGTCCCCCGAGACGATCGAAGAAGAAAGAAGAATTCTTTATGTCGGCCTTTCCAGAGCGGAGGATCGTCTTTTTGTGTTAGGTGCGGCAAAAAGTTCAAGAAGAGAAACGATTGAAAACGAATTTTTCCGTTACTTCAGGAAAATAAAAAGCGTCGATCCGGAAGATTTACTATAA
- a CDS encoding SDR family NAD(P)-dependent oxidoreductase has product MNEPKDNSNANPSSEEIQRCIRLLETLAEKPELLTSIPEEERIALMIVSGKISRPDRNEIRIRNKTIKRSRRKEMVAQERKARALTGIRVARTATVFKAPLQIADQTDIWKSKDAPELTSPRNCYVCKKEYTKLHFFYDSMCLECGDLNYKKRFQIASLHGQVALITGSRLKIGYHSTLMLLRAGARVIATTRFPVDAALRFSKESDFKDWSDRLQIFGLDLRHTPSVELFASYIEETIDRLDILINNAAQTVRRPPGFYAHLIQAEQTEFHDLPSEARDLLKLHQDCKERLTSFGGQNLANETALPVSWNGKVPGVGIRSSAQLSQIPYSHDNSFELETVFPEGQMDADLQQVDLRKTNSWRLKLGEIQTSEMLEVQLVNAVAPFVLCNRLVSVMRRENTGQKHIVNVSAMEGKFHRFKKEDRHPHTNMAKAALNMLTHTSASDFAKDGIYMNAVDTGWVTDEDPVELSQRKQDLHDFQPPLDIVDGAARVCDPFFDGILTGKHWCGKFLKDYFPIDW; this is encoded by the coding sequence ATGAACGAACCGAAAGATAACTCGAATGCCAATCCAAGTTCGGAAGAGATACAACGTTGTATTCGTCTTTTGGAAACTCTTGCGGAAAAGCCGGAACTACTCACTTCGATTCCCGAAGAAGAAAGAATCGCATTGATGATCGTCTCTGGAAAAATTTCACGTCCAGATCGCAATGAAATCCGAATTCGAAACAAAACGATCAAACGTTCAAGAAGAAAGGAGATGGTAGCGCAAGAGAGAAAGGCGAGGGCTTTGACCGGGATTCGTGTCGCAAGGACCGCGACCGTTTTTAAGGCTCCTTTGCAAATCGCGGATCAAACGGATATATGGAAGAGCAAAGACGCTCCCGAACTCACATCTCCCCGCAATTGTTACGTCTGCAAAAAAGAATATACGAAACTTCATTTCTTTTACGATTCCATGTGTTTGGAATGTGGGGATCTGAATTATAAAAAAAGGTTTCAGATCGCGTCTCTTCACGGTCAGGTTGCGTTGATCACGGGCTCTCGTCTAAAGATCGGATATCATTCTACTTTGATGCTTTTGAGAGCAGGCGCGAGAGTAATCGCAACGACTCGTTTTCCTGTCGATGCCGCGCTCCGTTTTTCCAAAGAATCGGATTTCAAGGATTGGTCTGATCGACTTCAGATTTTCGGATTGGATCTGAGACACACACCGAGCGTGGAACTTTTCGCAAGTTATATAGAAGAGACGATCGATCGTCTCGATATTCTTATCAACAACGCGGCGCAGACAGTCAGAAGGCCTCCAGGTTTTTACGCTCATTTGATCCAAGCGGAGCAGACCGAATTTCATGATTTACCTTCCGAAGCTCGCGACCTTCTGAAATTACACCAAGACTGCAAAGAGCGTCTAACGTCTTTCGGAGGTCAAAACCTTGCAAACGAGACGGCCCTTCCCGTAAGTTGGAACGGCAAGGTTCCGGGTGTGGGAATCAGGTCTTCCGCTCAACTTTCTCAGATTCCGTATTCTCATGATAATTCTTTTGAATTGGAAACGGTATTTCCGGAAGGACAGATGGACGCGGATTTGCAACAGGTGGATCTCAGAAAAACGAACAGTTGGAGACTCAAGTTGGGTGAGATTCAGACCTCGGAAATGCTCGAAGTCCAACTCGTAAACGCTGTGGCTCCTTTTGTTCTCTGCAATCGTCTTGTCTCCGTTATGCGAAGGGAGAATACGGGTCAAAAACACATCGTGAACGTTTCCGCGATGGAAGGAAAGTTTCATCGTTTCAAAAAGGAAGATCGTCATCCGCATACGAATATGGCGAAGGCGGCGCTCAATATGCTGACTCATACTTCGGCGAGCGATTTTGCGAAAGACGGAATTTATATGAACGCAGTCGATACGGGTTGGGTTACGGATGAGGATCCGGTCGAACTTTCGCAAAGAAAACAGGATCTTCACGATTTCCAACCGCCCCTGGACATCGTAGACGGTGCCGCGCGGGTCTGTGATCCTTTTTTTGACGGAATTCTCACAGGGAAACACTGGTGCGGAAAGTTCCTAAAGGATTATTTCCCGATCGATTGGTGA